From Bordetella flabilis, the proteins below share one genomic window:
- a CDS encoding cytochrome c oxidase subunit I, protein MPATSTHDASSDAPALASPEEGLAQLRRVWRRPTGWRALTVVNNNYVGLLYIGTAMLFFVLAGILALVMRTQLAVPDNDFVGHALYNQLFTMHGTVMMFLFAVPAVEAMAVLLLPNMLGARDLPFPRLSAYAYWAYAVGGIVFFCSIFAGLAPDGGWFMYPPLTSTAYSPAVNADLWLLGIGFIEISAIAGAIELAVGILRTRAPGMTLDKMPIFAWVMLVFSGMVIIAFPAVIVATALLELERAFNWPFFIATKGGDPLLWQHLFWFFGHPEVYIIFLPAAGMVSMIIPAMTGRPLVGYRLVVLAVVATGFFSFGLWVHHMFATGIPHLSLGFASASSMAVAVPTGIQIFAWVATIATAARLRPLKTPMLFILGFFFVFVLGGLTGVMVAVIPFDMQVHDTYFIVAHLHYVLFGGMVFPLFAAFYYWAPLVSRRALSERLGRWAFWLMFIGFNVSFFPMHITGLVGMPRRVYTYADSYGWGMLNMVSTVGAYMIAAGVLVFLVDLVRTFRPSVSGNAGNVWNAGTLEWLPNAEYGTRSIPTVASREPLWDQPDLAREVGAGLHYLSGAPTGRRSTLVTSALDARPQYVLQLPGPGWSPLVAALGTAGFFLLLTVKMTLLAAACGVLTVVMILRWLWGSEPAGVQAVVDIGGGSRLPTHCNGPQSHSWWAMVILLMVCASIFGAMVFAYLFLWTTSPEGWRPEQGLPAWQWPLASAALFIGSATLVAYAGRQLRRERHGPLRWCLPAALLLLAGAVALEGWGHWQTGLRPQDSAYAATVYGLAGYQALLTITLCFMGAFTLARSLARRLGPRHRGSFHNTSLLWHYVVAQGLIALLIVHGLASQAGG, encoded by the coding sequence ATGCCTGCGACTTCCACCCATGACGCGAGCTCGGACGCACCTGCCCTGGCCTCCCCGGAAGAAGGCCTGGCGCAGCTCCGGCGCGTTTGGCGCCGCCCCACCGGGTGGCGCGCCCTGACCGTTGTCAACAACAACTATGTCGGCCTGCTGTATATCGGCACGGCAATGCTGTTCTTCGTGCTGGCGGGCATTCTGGCGCTGGTGATGCGCACGCAGCTGGCCGTTCCTGATAACGACTTCGTTGGGCATGCCCTGTATAACCAGCTGTTCACGATGCATGGCACGGTAATGATGTTCCTGTTCGCCGTGCCGGCCGTGGAGGCCATGGCCGTGCTGCTGCTGCCCAATATGCTGGGCGCGCGCGACCTGCCGTTTCCCCGCCTGTCCGCCTATGCCTACTGGGCATATGCGGTGGGCGGCATTGTTTTCTTCTGCAGCATATTCGCCGGCCTGGCGCCCGACGGCGGATGGTTCATGTACCCGCCGCTGACCAGCACCGCCTACTCGCCGGCGGTCAACGCGGACTTATGGCTGCTGGGAATCGGCTTCATTGAGATCTCCGCCATCGCCGGCGCCATCGAGCTTGCCGTCGGCATACTGCGCACCCGCGCGCCAGGCATGACGCTGGACAAGATGCCCATCTTCGCGTGGGTCATGCTGGTGTTCTCCGGCATGGTGATCATTGCGTTCCCGGCCGTCATCGTGGCCACCGCGCTGCTGGAACTGGAGCGCGCATTCAACTGGCCATTCTTCATCGCCACGAAAGGCGGGGATCCCCTGCTGTGGCAACACCTGTTCTGGTTTTTCGGCCATCCGGAGGTCTACATTATTTTCCTGCCTGCGGCCGGAATGGTGTCGATGATCATCCCTGCCATGACAGGCCGGCCACTGGTCGGATATCGGCTGGTCGTGCTTGCAGTTGTCGCCACCGGGTTCTTCAGCTTTGGCCTGTGGGTGCACCACATGTTCGCCACCGGCATTCCGCACTTGTCGCTGGGGTTTGCATCGGCGTCGAGCATGGCGGTGGCCGTACCCACCGGCATCCAGATATTCGCCTGGGTGGCCACCATTGCCACCGCCGCGCGGCTGCGACCCTTGAAAACGCCCATGCTGTTCATTCTTGGGTTCTTCTTCGTTTTCGTGCTCGGGGGGCTGACCGGCGTCATGGTGGCCGTGATTCCCTTCGATATGCAGGTGCATGACACTTACTTCATCGTGGCGCACCTGCACTATGTGCTGTTTGGCGGCATGGTGTTTCCGCTGTTCGCGGCCTTCTACTATTGGGCCCCCCTGGTCAGCCGGCGGGCGCTGTCGGAACGGCTTGGACGCTGGGCCTTCTGGCTGATGTTCATCGGCTTCAACGTCAGCTTCTTCCCCATGCACATCACGGGCCTGGTTGGCATGCCGCGGCGCGTGTACACCTACGCCGACAGCTACGGGTGGGGCATGCTGAACATGGTATCGACCGTTGGCGCGTACATGATCGCGGCGGGCGTGCTGGTTTTCCTCGTCGACCTGGTCCGCACTTTCCGGCCCTCGGTCAGCGGCAACGCCGGCAATGTCTGGAACGCAGGCACGCTGGAATGGCTGCCCAACGCCGAGTACGGCACGCGCAGCATTCCAACGGTGGCCAGCCGCGAGCCGCTGTGGGACCAACCTGACCTCGCCAGGGAGGTCGGCGCGGGGTTGCACTATCTGTCGGGCGCGCCCACGGGCAGGCGCAGCACACTGGTGACCAGCGCGCTGGACGCCCGCCCCCAGTACGTCCTGCAATTACCCGGCCCCGGCTGGTCGCCGCTGGTTGCCGCGCTGGGTACGGCGGGGTTCTTTCTTCTGCTGACCGTCAAAATGACGCTGCTCGCAGCGGCATGCGGGGTACTGACTGTCGTCATGATCCTGCGCTGGTTGTGGGGCAGCGAACCGGCGGGGGTCCAGGCCGTGGTGGACATCGGCGGCGGTTCGCGGCTTCCGACGCATTGCAATGGGCCCCAGTCGCACTCGTGGTGGGCGATGGTGATACTGCTCATGGTCTGCGCAAGCATTTTCGGCGCGATGGTGTTCGCCTATCTGTTTCTTTGGACCACCTCGCCGGAAGGGTGGCGGCCGGAGCAGGGACTGCCAGCCTGGCAATGGCCGCTGGCCTCGGCCGCGCTTTTTATCGGCAGCGCCACCTTGGTGGCGTATGCCGGGCGCCAATTGCGGCGCGAGCGCCACGGACCGCTGCGGTGGTGCCTGCCCGCCGCGCTCCTGCTGCTGGCGGGGGCGGTCGCGCTGGAGGGCTGGGGCCATTGGCAGACTGGCCTGCGCCCGCAGGACAGCGCCTATGCCGCCACCGTGTATGGATTGGCCGGATATCAGGCCTTGCTGACGATCACACTGTGCTTCATGGGCGCGTTCACGTTGGCGCGATCGCTGGCACGGCGCCTGGGCCCACGGCATCGAGGCAGTTTCCACAATACGTCGCTGCTATGGCACTACGTCGTGGCCCAGGGCCTGATCGCGCTGCTGATCGTCCACGGCCTGGCGAGCCAGGCGGGGGGCTAG
- a CDS encoding cytochrome c oxidase subunit II, translating to MSLRALVAVLIAMPLPANARPQSVLDPAGPYAQRVTEMGWVLFIGGGVLFVWVLATLALALYGPPGLRARLGQRRIIVVAGIGVPSIILSALLVYAFGTAAFMARAGSPPGARIEVKGEMWWWRVRYLDANGQALFETANDIRIPTGQPVDFTLASDNVIHSFWVPNLGGKVDMIPGRVNRLRLQADAPGRFSGQCAEYCGAQHARMRFDVMAVDPAEFEAWLQAQRRPAPEPADTRLWAGQQLFMRACAQCHTVRGTAAAGRLGPDLTHIGSRLSLAAGTLPNNVGTLAGWIAGSQHIKPGNQMPSFNQLSGEGLRAVAQYMESLK from the coding sequence ATGTCACTTCGGGCCCTGGTTGCCGTCTTGATTGCCATGCCGTTGCCGGCAAACGCGCGCCCGCAGTCCGTCCTGGATCCTGCCGGCCCATACGCGCAGCGCGTCACGGAGATGGGGTGGGTGCTGTTCATCGGTGGCGGAGTGTTGTTCGTGTGGGTACTTGCGACCCTGGCGCTCGCGCTGTATGGGCCTCCCGGTCTGCGGGCGCGCCTCGGACAGCGCAGGATAATCGTGGTGGCCGGCATCGGCGTGCCGTCGATCATCCTAAGTGCATTGCTGGTATATGCGTTTGGAACGGCCGCATTCATGGCCCGCGCGGGGTCTCCCCCCGGCGCGCGCATCGAAGTAAAGGGAGAGATGTGGTGGTGGCGAGTGCGCTACCTGGACGCCAATGGGCAGGCGCTGTTCGAAACCGCCAACGATATCCGTATTCCCACGGGCCAGCCGGTGGATTTCACCCTGGCGTCCGACAACGTCATACACAGCTTCTGGGTACCCAACCTCGGTGGAAAGGTCGACATGATCCCGGGTCGCGTCAACCGGCTGCGCCTGCAGGCCGATGCGCCAGGGCGGTTCAGTGGCCAATGCGCGGAGTACTGCGGCGCCCAGCACGCAAGAATGCGCTTCGACGTGATGGCGGTCGACCCCGCCGAATTCGAAGCATGGCTGCAAGCGCAGCGCCGGCCCGCACCCGAACCCGCGGACACCCGGCTTTGGGCCGGCCAACAGTTGTTCATGCGGGCCTGTGCGCAGTGCCACACCGTCCGGGGCACCGCCGCAGCCGGCCGGCTCGGGCCCGACCTGACCCATATCGGCAGCCGGCTGTCGCTGGCGGCTGGCACGCTCCCCAATAACGTCGGCACGCTGGCCGGGTGGATAGCGGGCAGCCAACACATCAAGCCGGGCAACCAGATGCCTTCCTTCAATCAGCTATCGGGCGAAGGGCTGCGGGCCGTCGCGCAGTATATGGAAAGCCTGAAGTGA
- a CDS encoding c-type cytochrome — translation MPACPFGTHARRAGPRRAARSRVARLAFGIVAITALPACGRESAPLWPGPDVRPLAQASPSRGERLIATHGCVSCHAIPGVRGPSSGVGPPLAAMGSRAYIGGVLPNTPENLVRWLQDPPAIDARTVMPNVGLSHAEAVDIAAYLLTLR, via the coding sequence ATGCCCGCATGTCCCTTCGGCACACATGCCCGGCGCGCCGGCCCGCGCCGGGCCGCCCGCAGCCGCGTCGCGCGGCTGGCGTTCGGCATCGTGGCGATCACGGCTTTGCCCGCCTGTGGCCGCGAGTCCGCGCCCTTGTGGCCGGGGCCGGACGTCAGACCGCTGGCCCAGGCCAGTCCATCCCGCGGCGAACGACTTATCGCGACGCATGGCTGCGTCAGTTGCCATGCCATCCCGGGGGTGCGCGGCCCGTCGTCCGGCGTCGGGCCGCCGCTGGCGGCGATGGGAAGTCGCGCCTATATCGGCGGTGTGCTTCCCAACACGCCCGAGAACCTGGTGCGGTGGTTGCAGGATCCACCAGCGATCGACGCCCGGACCGTCATGCCCAATGTGGGCCTGAGCCACGCAGAGGCGGTGGACATCGCGGCCTATCTACTTACCCTGCGATAG
- a CDS encoding c-type cytochrome produces the protein MKKWKRVAALTTLALAAAAGVFATAAVYSGWYDVSATQPHLAPAHRIIGIVARHSIRARVGDLMAPDLDAEGRAVNGFRLFRAHCVQCHGAPGLAPEPFARGMTPAPSALVASAREWSAEEIYRAIRYGIKMTGMPAWKYRLDETETWDLVAFIKVLPTLSPAAYQGWQQQHPEPPAATSPVPVQDLRLGDAGAGREALHQYLCVTCHAIPGVVGADRHVGPPLGGMADRLYIAGVLPNTPANMVHWLRHPTEVDPQSAMPDLGVTEQDARDIAAFLYTLKDNK, from the coding sequence ATGAAGAAATGGAAGCGCGTCGCTGCCCTGACCACCTTGGCGTTGGCCGCCGCCGCTGGCGTCTTCGCCACCGCCGCCGTGTACAGCGGCTGGTACGACGTCAGCGCCACGCAACCGCACCTCGCACCGGCCCACCGCATCATCGGCATCGTTGCGCGGCATTCCATCCGGGCACGCGTGGGCGACCTCATGGCGCCCGACCTGGACGCGGAGGGGCGGGCGGTGAATGGCTTCAGGCTGTTCCGCGCGCACTGCGTCCAATGCCACGGCGCGCCAGGCCTGGCGCCGGAGCCCTTCGCGCGCGGCATGACGCCGGCGCCGTCGGCACTGGTCGCCAGCGCGCGGGAGTGGTCGGCGGAAGAAATCTATCGGGCCATACGCTACGGCATCAAGATGACCGGTATGCCCGCTTGGAAGTATCGGCTCGACGAAACCGAGACCTGGGACCTGGTGGCCTTCATCAAGGTGCTGCCGACCCTGTCACCCGCAGCCTATCAAGGCTGGCAGCAGCAACACCCGGAGCCGCCGGCCGCAACCAGCCCCGTGCCGGTGCAGGACCTGCGCCTGGGCGACGCTGGGGCAGGGCGCGAGGCTTTGCACCAATATCTGTGCGTCACCTGCCATGCGATCCCGGGCGTGGTGGGCGCGGACCGTCACGTCGGTCCGCCGCTGGGCGGCATGGCGGACCGTCTGTACATCGCCGGGGTTTTGCCGAATACACCCGCGAACATGGTGCATTGGCTACGCCATCCCACGGAGGTGGACCCGCAATCCGCCATGCCGGACCTGGGCGTGACGGAACAGGACGCGCGCGACATCGCGGCGTTCTTGTACACGCTGAAAGATAACAAGTAG
- a CDS encoding LysR family transcriptional regulator, producing MSFDGRLLSGMSVLAAVVEAGSFSRAGEVLGLSASGVSRSISRLEERLGVRLIDRTTRTLHLTSEGANLYERAAPHLGGIEEAASYVSGAAVTVRGTLRVSLNPIFARHVLALKLPQLHERHPGLRLTVLQQPDVGDLVAEGIDVAVRFGPQPPSTMTSRMLLQTRVLTVASPRYLSRHGRPKRPEKLADHNCIQYIDPRSGKPFPWEFHRGREIRPVKTNGHLTTTDVDLMVQACVNGAGIAQVLALSVGHLIANGQLVELFPEWPDETYPLYAIRPSRRLAPAAVEAFLDFCVEICREHAA from the coding sequence ATGAGTTTCGATGGCCGGCTGTTGTCGGGTATGAGCGTGTTAGCGGCGGTAGTGGAGGCCGGCAGCTTCAGTCGTGCGGGTGAAGTGCTCGGGCTGTCGGCTTCCGGGGTGAGCCGGTCGATTTCCAGATTGGAGGAAAGACTTGGCGTCCGCTTGATCGATCGGACGACGCGTACGCTGCACCTGACGAGCGAAGGTGCAAACTTGTATGAACGCGCAGCGCCGCACCTGGGAGGCATCGAAGAGGCTGCAAGCTACGTATCGGGTGCGGCCGTCACGGTGCGCGGCACACTGCGAGTCAGCCTGAACCCGATATTTGCGCGGCACGTCCTCGCGTTGAAATTGCCGCAGTTGCACGAGCGCCATCCTGGTTTGCGACTGACGGTGTTGCAGCAACCGGACGTGGGAGATCTCGTGGCCGAAGGGATCGACGTTGCGGTGCGCTTCGGGCCACAACCGCCGTCGACCATGACTTCGCGGATGTTGCTCCAGACGCGCGTTCTAACCGTGGCGTCCCCCAGGTATCTGTCGCGGCATGGCCGACCCAAGCGGCCGGAAAAGCTGGCCGATCACAACTGCATCCAGTACATCGATCCGCGAAGCGGCAAGCCGTTCCCGTGGGAGTTCCATCGCGGTCGGGAAATCCGGCCGGTGAAGACGAACGGCCATCTCACAACCACCGATGTGGACCTGATGGTTCAGGCATGCGTCAATGGCGCAGGGATCGCTCAGGTGCTCGCGCTCAGCGTTGGCCATCTGATCGCCAATGGGCAATTGGTCGAACTGTTTCCAGAGTGGCCGGACGAAACCTATCCGCTGTACGCCATCCGACCGTCTCGCAGGCTGGCGCCTGCCGCCGTTGAAGCGTTTTTGGATTTCTGCGTGGAGATTTGCCGCGAACATGCAGCGTAG